In Hymenobacter gelipurpurascens, one DNA window encodes the following:
- a CDS encoding ribosomal maturation YjgA family protein, producing MNRSRWPYALCIGITMLLGLASRRYGAGLHPWVVAYVGDVLWALLVFWLLRFWWPKWPAAQTAWLALGFSFAIEISQLYQPACLNAVRATTLGSLVLGHGFLWSDLVCYTVGVGVGVGVEHLRRN from the coding sequence ATGAACAGAAGCCGCTGGCCCTATGCGCTTTGTATAGGCATCACTATGCTGCTAGGCCTAGCCTCCAGGCGCTACGGTGCGGGGCTGCACCCGTGGGTAGTTGCCTACGTCGGCGACGTCCTCTGGGCGCTGCTGGTGTTCTGGTTGCTACGGTTCTGGTGGCCTAAGTGGCCTGCCGCGCAGACTGCTTGGCTGGCACTAGGGTTTTCTTTTGCGATAGAAATCAGCCAGCTCTACCAACCCGCATGTCTGAATGCCGTGCGCGCCACCACCCTCGGAAGTTTGGTGCTGGGTCACGGGTTTCTGTGGAGCGACCTGGTATGCTACACGGTAGGAGTAGGAGTGGGCGTAGGCGTGGAGCACCTTCGGCGAAACTAG
- a CDS encoding oxygenase MpaB family protein, whose product MEYFVAQGSVVRTIWSKADTVLLIFAGSAAEFALNKAVDWLYFTGKLPSDPLARLFSTVEYARQIVFADRAGAERAIDTIAAIHGAVEAKRGMSIPEWAYRDVLFMLIAYSVQAFELLERPLTPTEKGEIVDVFCRVGQRMGLTGLPTSFIEWQAAREAHLSDNLAYSAFTTDLYQQYRKHLGPVRYRLLLEAQRLVAPQQVRGLLGLGHLSWLRPVLPVYRRTQHLALSQWLRTSLLPTAYKDQILALDRQPPVRQAA is encoded by the coding sequence ATGGAATATTTCGTTGCGCAAGGCTCCGTAGTGCGCACTATCTGGAGCAAGGCCGATACGGTGCTGTTAATCTTTGCGGGCTCAGCGGCGGAGTTTGCCCTGAATAAAGCTGTTGACTGGCTTTACTTTACAGGAAAGCTCCCATCTGACCCGCTGGCCCGGTTATTTTCTACCGTGGAGTACGCTCGTCAGATTGTGTTTGCCGACCGGGCCGGGGCCGAGCGCGCCATCGATACCATTGCTGCTATTCATGGGGCCGTGGAGGCAAAGCGCGGCATGTCTATACCGGAATGGGCCTACCGCGACGTGCTTTTCATGCTCATTGCCTACTCTGTTCAGGCATTTGAGCTGCTGGAGCGCCCCCTCACGCCCACCGAAAAGGGGGAGATTGTGGACGTGTTCTGTCGCGTAGGCCAGCGCATGGGCCTTACAGGACTACCAACCAGCTTTATAGAGTGGCAGGCGGCCCGCGAGGCGCATCTGTCTGATAACCTGGCCTACAGCGCCTTCACCACTGATTTGTACCAGCAGTACCGCAAGCATTTGGGGCCGGTACGCTACCGCCTGCTCCTGGAGGCGCAACGCCTGGTGGCTCCCCAGCAAGTGCGCGGGTTGTTGGGGCTAGGCCACCTTTCCTGGCTTCGGCCGGTGCTGCCGGTTTATCGGCGTACCCAGCACCTGGCCCTGAGCCAGTGGCTGCGTACCTCACTTTTGCCCACGGCCTACAAAGACCAGATTCTGGCCCTCGACCGGCAGCCTCCGGTTCGGCAGGCGGCCTAG
- a CDS encoding LLM class flavin-dependent oxidoreductase, with translation MTTTSLAGLPLSVLDLAPILAGHTPADTFRNSLDLAQHAEQWGYKRFWLAEHHNMASIASSATSILIGHIASGTKSIRVGSGGIMLPNHAPLVIAEQFGTLATLFPDRIDLGLGRAPGTDQVTAMALRRDARGSANDFPENVQELQLYLSAENRTGRVRAVPGEGLDIPIWLLGSSTYSAQLAGMLGLPFAFASHFAPTYLHEALRLYRSSFRPSEQLQEPYPMACINVIAADTDAQAEQLATSFYTFALGIIRGTSAPLQPPVESMNGRWSDMEEAAVRQMMTYVFIGGPEKIARQLAAFADKTQVKELMVVSHIYDPAARLRSYEILAELKGSLQTSAEVANVQLA, from the coding sequence ATGACAACTACGTCACTCGCGGGCCTACCGCTTTCGGTGCTGGATCTGGCCCCGATTTTGGCGGGCCACACGCCCGCCGATACTTTTCGCAACAGCCTAGACCTCGCCCAGCACGCGGAGCAGTGGGGATACAAGCGTTTTTGGCTGGCTGAGCACCACAACATGGCCAGCATTGCTAGCTCGGCTACATCTATCCTGATCGGGCATATTGCCAGTGGTACCAAAAGCATTCGGGTAGGCTCGGGCGGTATTATGCTGCCCAACCATGCCCCGCTGGTTATTGCCGAGCAGTTCGGGACGCTGGCCACGCTGTTTCCGGACCGTATAGACCTAGGCCTGGGCCGCGCCCCCGGCACCGACCAGGTAACGGCCATGGCGCTCCGGCGCGACGCCCGCGGATCGGCCAATGACTTCCCCGAAAACGTGCAGGAGCTGCAGCTTTACCTCTCCGCCGAAAACCGTACCGGCCGTGTGCGCGCCGTGCCCGGCGAAGGCCTAGACATCCCGATCTGGCTGCTGGGCTCCAGCACGTACAGTGCCCAACTGGCCGGTATGCTAGGCCTGCCTTTTGCGTTTGCGAGCCACTTTGCGCCCACCTATCTGCACGAAGCCCTGCGCCTGTACCGGAGCAGTTTCCGCCCTTCAGAGCAGCTTCAGGAGCCGTACCCTATGGCCTGTATCAATGTAATTGCGGCGGATACCGATGCGCAAGCCGAACAGTTGGCCACTTCCTTCTACACATTTGCGCTGGGTATTATCCGGGGCACTTCGGCGCCGCTGCAGCCGCCCGTGGAGAGCATGAATGGCCGCTGGAGCGACATGGAGGAAGCGGCCGTGCGTCAGATGATGACTTACGTGTTCATCGGCGGCCCCGAGAAGATAGCCCGTCAGTTGGCCGCCTTCGCCGACAAAACCCAGGTGAAGGAACTGATGGTGGTATCCCATATCTACGACCCTGCGGCCCGCCTGCGTTCCTACGAGATTCTGGCCGAGCTGAAAGGCAGCCTGCAGACCTCCGCAGAAGTAGCCAACGTCCAACTGGCCTAG
- a CDS encoding sulfite oxidase-like oxidoreductase yields MQNSFFNRGFQRKRPADTGHVLPPGQYETQDFPVLSAGPTPKIATARWEFGLDGLVETPQKWSWSEFNALPQQDLTVDIHCVTQWSKFGTKWQGVSLDTLLALAKPRPEARYLMAHCYGGYTTNLPLADVLNGKAFIGLQYDGQPLAPEHGGPARLVVPHLYFWKSAKWIQRLELLSEDAPGFWERAGYSMYGDPWKEQRYLDDDEDLANSAS; encoded by the coding sequence ATGCAAAACTCCTTTTTCAACCGCGGCTTTCAACGCAAGCGGCCCGCCGATACGGGCCATGTGCTGCCACCCGGCCAATACGAAACCCAGGATTTCCCAGTCCTCAGCGCTGGTCCTACCCCCAAGATTGCCACGGCTCGTTGGGAATTCGGGCTCGATGGTTTGGTAGAAACGCCCCAGAAATGGAGCTGGTCGGAGTTCAATGCCTTGCCCCAACAGGACCTCACGGTAGATATTCATTGCGTCACGCAGTGGTCGAAGTTCGGCACCAAGTGGCAGGGCGTGAGCCTCGATACGCTGCTGGCCCTGGCCAAGCCCCGGCCGGAAGCCCGCTACCTGATGGCGCACTGCTACGGCGGCTATACCACCAACCTGCCCCTCGCCGATGTACTTAATGGCAAGGCGTTTATCGGGCTGCAATATGATGGCCAGCCCCTTGCCCCCGAGCATGGCGGCCCGGCCCGGCTGGTGGTGCCACACCTGTACTTCTGGAAAAGCGCCAAGTGGATTCAGCGCCTGGAGCTGCTCTCCGAGGATGCGCCGGGTTTCTGGGAGCGAGCCGGCTACAGCATGTACGGCGACCCATGGAAGGAACAACGCTACCTCGACGATGATGAGGACTTAGCTAATTCTGCCTCATGA
- a CDS encoding ferredoxin reductase: protein MSGLEWQLAVVETVLQETPRVKTFRLRLPHWRPHRAGQHYSLRLTAPDGYQAQRSYSVASAPEQTGHIDLTVELLEDGEVSGYLFEGVLPGDQLEVRGPIGGYFVWEATSAASPLLLIAGGSGVVPLMAMLRHRQNTGLQNPTVLLYSVRNPAEVIYRQELEALARADSSFTLLLTYTRQAPPQWSGYQRRPDSAMLAEVVGRFITSPHCFICGPNGLVESAANELVALGLPASTIRTERFGPAAAGAIAVN, encoded by the coding sequence ATGAGTGGCCTAGAGTGGCAGCTGGCCGTTGTGGAGACTGTGCTGCAGGAAACCCCGCGCGTAAAAACGTTTCGGTTGCGCCTCCCGCACTGGCGGCCCCATCGGGCCGGGCAGCACTACAGCCTGCGCCTCACGGCTCCCGATGGCTACCAGGCCCAGCGGAGCTATTCCGTGGCCTCCGCTCCTGAGCAAACCGGCCACATTGATCTGACCGTGGAGCTGCTAGAGGATGGAGAAGTTTCCGGCTACCTGTTTGAGGGTGTGCTTCCCGGCGACCAGCTGGAGGTGCGCGGGCCCATTGGCGGCTACTTTGTGTGGGAAGCCACCTCTGCTGCCTCGCCGCTGCTGCTCATTGCGGGCGGCTCGGGCGTGGTGCCGCTCATGGCCATGCTCCGGCACCGCCAAAATACTGGCCTACAGAACCCGACGGTGCTGCTGTACAGTGTCCGGAACCCGGCGGAAGTGATATACCGGCAGGAACTAGAGGCCCTGGCCCGCGCCGATAGTTCGTTTACGCTGCTGCTCACCTACACCCGCCAGGCCCCGCCGCAGTGGTCTGGTTACCAGCGCCGCCCCGATAGTGCTATGCTGGCCGAGGTGGTAGGCCGGTTTATAACATCGCCGCACTGTTTTATCTGTGGGCCTAACGGACTGGTAGAAAGCGCCGCCAACGAGCTCGTGGCGCTCGGCCTGCCCGCCAGCACTATTCGCACAGAGCGGTTTGGGCCCGCTGCTGCCGGAGCTATTGCAGTCAATTGA
- a CDS encoding YdcF family protein, whose translation MFFVLSKILDFLISPMLWFIGLLLLALLLRHTKWRNRLLVAAVGLALLLTNAALVNEALLAWEVPPVRLTSLGHHDAGILLTGITATRKSPHDRVYVAQGADRLLHTLWLYRAGRIRKIIVSGGSGDLAGAKVRAEAQELTTLLRLAGVPQQDILLEKNSRNTRENALNTKALLARHPDIKSLVLITSAFHERRALGCFRAVGLQPAVFPASYYSSDRQTTLTYWLVPSDEAPRLWSVLLHEMVGYAVYRVLGYVR comes from the coding sequence ATGTTCTTCGTGCTGTCTAAGATTCTGGATTTCCTGATTTCCCCCATGCTGTGGTTTATTGGCCTGCTGCTGCTGGCGCTGCTGTTGCGCCACACCAAATGGCGCAATCGGCTGCTGGTAGCGGCCGTGGGGCTGGCCCTGCTGCTCACCAATGCGGCCCTCGTGAATGAGGCACTGCTGGCCTGGGAGGTACCGCCCGTGCGCCTAACCTCGCTAGGCCACCATGATGCGGGCATTCTGCTGACGGGTATTACTGCCACCCGAAAGTCGCCGCACGATAGGGTGTACGTGGCCCAGGGCGCCGACCGGCTGCTGCATACGTTGTGGCTGTACCGGGCCGGGCGCATCCGCAAAATCATCGTGTCGGGCGGCTCCGGCGATTTGGCCGGCGCCAAAGTCCGGGCCGAAGCGCAGGAGCTGACCACTTTGCTCCGGTTGGCCGGCGTGCCGCAACAGGATATTCTTCTGGAAAAAAACAGCCGCAATACCCGCGAAAATGCCCTAAATACCAAAGCGCTTTTGGCCCGGCACCCCGATATTAAGTCGTTGGTACTAATAACATCGGCTTTTCATGAGCGCCGGGCGCTGGGTTGTTTCCGGGCCGTAGGCCTACAGCCGGCCGTGTTTCCGGCTTCTTATTACTCCAGCGACCGGCAAACCACTCTCACCTACTGGCTGGTGCCCAGCGACGAAGCCCCCCGCCTGTGGAGCGTGCTACTGCACGAAATGGTGGGCTACGCCGTGTACCGGGTGCTGGGCTATGTGCGCTAG